Part of the Antechinus flavipes isolate AdamAnt ecotype Samford, QLD, Australia chromosome 2, AdamAnt_v2, whole genome shotgun sequence genome is shown below.
GATTAAGGGATCCTAGTGTATTTCCTCACAGGCGCCAATACCCAATTAAACGGGAAGACAGGATAGGGCTGCAACCTTTGATTGACAAGTTCCTCAAATTCAAACTCCTGATTCCCTGCCACTCCCCTTGGAATACTCCGATTCTCCCTGTCAGAAAGCCCAAGGGAGATTACCAGCTAGTACAGGATCTTAGGGCTATTAGTGATGCGGTTGTCCCAATCCATCCCATAGTAGCCAACCCATATACCATTCTCGCACAAATTCCAGGGAATACACATGGTTTTCTACCCTGATCCTTAAAGATGCCTTTTTCTGTATCCCTCTGCATGAGGAGGattcctttttgcctttgaatGGGCTGAGCCAGGGCTGTTCCCCAACAGCTCGCTTGGACTGTATTGCCCCAGGGCTTTCGGGACAGCCCACATTTATTTGACCAAGCCCTGGCTAAAGATCTGCGGGACCTTACTCTGTCCGGCAGCAGTCTTATACAATAtgtggatgctatactactttgCCGCTGGACCAGAGAGGAGTCTCTGACAGCGGCCACAAAGACCTTAAACTTTCTAGCCTCGAGAGGGTACAGGGTCTTCCTACCAAAGGCCCACATTGCCCTCCAGTCAGTCAAATACTTGGGTCACAATCTCACCCCCACCCCTCAATCTCTAACAGAGGAGAGGAAACAGGTTATTTTAAGCCTCCCAGAACCTGCCTCAAAAAAGCAGCTGAGAACCTTTCTCGGCATGGCTGGTTTCTGCAGGATCTGGATTCCTAATTTTGGGATTGTTGAACAGGCCcctctatgattctattcaagGTCCTGATAACCTTCCTCTTGAATGGGGACCGGAGCAGGTCAAAGCTTTTAAAACCCTGAAAACCAAACTGACTTTGCTCCTGCTCTTGCCCTGCCTAACTTACAGAAacccttcactctgtatgtagatGAGAGGCGGGGACAGGCGTTGGGGGTCCTTACTCACTTCTAGGACCCGCCCCCAGACCCGTggcttatttttcaaagaaactgGACTCAATCTCCCTAGGATGGCCTTCCTATCTCAGAGCAGTGGCTGTTATTGAGGAAGCCTCCAAACTGACCTTGGGTCAGCCATTAGAGGTTTTGACCCCCCAAAGAGTCcaaagcattttagaagccaaagggcaCCAGTGGCTCTTGAGTGGGAGGCTCACTAAGTACCAGGCTCTCCTGCTGGATACCCCTGACCTGTCCCTCCAAGTCTGTCGCACTTTAAATCCTGCCACTTTCCTCCCTGACGTATCTCAATCGGAAGAGATCGTCCATAATTGTGAGGAAGTTATAGACTCTGTCTACTCCAGCAGACCTGACCTAAAGGACACCCCCCTTGAGAATCCAGACGGGGAATGGTTCACAGATGGGTCGAGCTTTCTcgagaatggggagagaaaggcGGGCTATGCTGTGGTGTCTCTCCACGGCACCCTGGAGGCCAAGCCATTGCCTCCTGGCACTTCTGCATGGAAATCGGAGTTCATAGCATTAACCAGAGCGTTAGAACTTGGGAAGGGGATGAGAGTCAGCATCtacactgactccaaatatgctttctaTATCTTGCATGCTCACGGAGCTATTTGGAAAGAAAGGGGCTTGTTGACAGCAAAAAACTCTCCCATTAAACATGTGGGAGAAATTATGCAACTACTGCAAGCTGTCTGTGAACCTAGAGAGGTCTCGGTCATATTCTGTAAAGGGCACCAGAGGGGAGATTCATTTCAGGCCAAGGGAAACAGGCTGGCAGACCTAGCTGCTAAGTCTGCTGCCCTTTCACCACGGATTATGGCGGCTTTAATTCCCCAACTGCCCGAGTCTTTTGTCCCTTCCTATAGCCCACAGGAAACAGCTCTAGCAAAGGAACGGGGTACAGCCTTTCTCCCTCCGGTTGGTTTCAGACGCCCTcatgatgcgggaaagattcctttctagattcccaccctctcctagttaataatgtaaattgtcctttaactcacaaatcctggtccctttggattccaatagaagatctgacctgttcccagccccacccggatctgagccaactttggggctacacccgaaagcccctcgagctaagtctcctattataaaaaggccacgctgggaacccctctttgcagagattccaaacatggctaccacgTGAGGACCCTCTGCCCATTGGATCCTCTGttcagtgccctccttatctctatcttcacctaataataaacctcttttatcagtctagctctccgggccaataaatgcttttattgctAGACCCCATTTACTgccgtatccttgcgccgaaaccctaatttcattgaggtaccccaaatctagacctcaacactcAGACCATCTCTTAATCCCAGAGGCAAGTCAGTGGAAACTGATCTCTGGTCTCCACCAGGCCACGCACCTGGGGGAAAATGCTCTCCATTCCCTGGTGAATGGGCCACAAGCTGGGGGAAACAATCAAACAGGTGTGCCAGACCTGCCCAGTCTGTGCCCAGGCAAATCCCAAGGAGCTGTTAAGCCCCCACCTCTCCCGAAGCCAGTCCAGAGGAGGGGCCGGACCCTGGCGAGGATTGGCAGCTAGACTTCACGCACACGTCCCCTTGTAGAGGTTTTAAGTTGCTTTTGGTATTTGTTGATACTAACCTCCCAACTGATAGAATGCTTTGCAACTACACTCAGCTGTGAGGCCGAGCAACCAGGAGACTGCTTCAGAAGTAACCTCAGGTACCGTCTGTGCACCTAAGGGATATGCCTTCCTCTGCAAAGTAAGTTCCCATCCCCTCGGGCACCTCTCAGAGGCCTATTAAGAGAAATGCCTCTGATTGGAACCCACTCCCACTGTGATTCTCTCCACCCGGTGCTTGACGCCCTTCAAACACTACGGGTCGTGCCCCTTGGGCCACTTGCTTAGACATAAGCGGGGATTTTGGGAGAACTCTGTGGTACTTGCAGAAAGGGGCTGGGATGCTATTTCCTTGGGTTGGATATTTAGAGCATGAATGTATATTAACAACTCAAGGAAAGCTGAGTTGCGCACAGAGAATCTTACAGAAGGCTGCCTGGGTGCAAGACATCCATGAGCAGTTTCTCACACCCCCCAAGTCCTCCTCTGGGTGGGATTCCTGGATATGGTCCCTACTGGCACCTATACTAACCCCCTTTTGATTATTATCCTTCTAATCATATTCGGTCCTTGCGTTTTCAGATTGCTCGGGAGATTTGTTTCTTCTAGGCTACAAGCTGCCAACTTCCAACTTCTGGACCCGGGAACCCTGAGATAACTGATGGGCAAACTCCGCATCCACTGGACACTGTGGCTGCCGCTTCCAGATCCCGCTTCTCTCCCCCAAGCACCGCTCTACGACCGTTTCCAGCAGGAAGTAGAAACCGAAGATTTGACACCACCGACCCTTCTCCAAAAGAATTTGTGCTTATTGCTTGAGGGGGAGAGGATGAGGACAAGGCAGCCTGGCCCAGAAGAGCATctgcattccctgggaaagactcctCTCCCACACCCTCTCTCCAGTATGTTCCTTTCGGATGCAAAACCCAAATTGTTCTGTTTCTGTAGAAGAGTAAGCCCTGAGAAAAGGTCTCTTGGCAATTCTTGGACATTGCCCACTAAGAGAACATCTCGGTGTCTCTCTCTTTGACAAAAGCCTTTTCTCAGCCTTTGTGTAGCGTGTCTCGCTGCGAACCCGGTGAtctggagaactaggagaccCACCCATATCCCTGCCACGATCCGTACCTCGTCACAACCAACCCCtataataaatagtatattttttaaaagaaagagagaggggaaaaaatcagcacAGGCAATCAACACTGGAAAAATCCCAAACCGCGGGCCTTGGGCCCCGGCGGTAGCCCTCAAGGAAGGGGTGGGCGAGCTTCCCTATCTTTGAGTCCCACTTGGCCCTTGTAAAGCTGTCCCATCTGGGAGAAGATCCTGGCCCTTGGCCCAAGTGCTGAGGCTGCCGGTCCTCTCAAATTCGCTTCCATCTACTACGCAGGCTCGTTACATGTGCCCGCTTACTGAAACGGACGGACCTAGGAGTTCACACGTGAAAAGGCCAGCTGCTCAGGGCCAGGGCTTTTTGCCTTTTATGCTCCGCGCTGAactctgtgccaggcacataATACTCgcctaaaatattttttgctgGAGGATTAGGGATGCCACCAGAGAGCCTCCGCCATCAATTCTCCAAGGCTCCCCtacccccgcccccgccccggaAGCCCCTCCCCTCCGCGAGGTCCCGCCCCTGCCGTACTGCGCATGCGGAGTGTGGGCCGCGGGACGACGTGTGCGCGATGCGGTCGTTCCTACTGACTTGGCGCTTACCAGTTCCCGCTCGGTCTCCGGCGCTGCCCTGTAGTCTGTGCTGCGCTTCCCGGAGGAGACCGGTGCAGCAATGGCGGGGACGGGCCTCCAGCCCCGGCCTAGAAGCCGGCCCGGCGGTCCGGCCTAGAGCCCGGGAACGGCCCCCCTGGCGGGTGCTCTTCTTCGGCACCGACGACTTTGCCCGGCAGACCCTGCAGGCGCTGAGCGCAGCCAGGTACCTGGGGCCGGGGCTCGGGTCTCCGCCCGCAGCCAAGCTCCGTATGGAGTTCGCGCCCCGGCcccgtatatgtgtgtgtgtgtgtgtgtatgtgtgtgtgtgtgtatatgtatgagaCAGTGACAGTGAGAGAAACGAGGGAGGGTATCCAGGCCCTttcaggggtgtgtgtgtgtgtgtgtgtgtgtgtgtgtgtgtgtgtgtgtgtatgtatgagacAGTGACAGTGAGAGAAACGAGGGAGGGTATCCAGGCCCTttcaggggtgtgtgtgtgtgtgtgtgtgtgtgtgtgtgtgtgtatgagacagTGACAGTGAGAGAAACGAGGGAGGGTATCCAGGCCctttcaggtgtgtgtgtgtgtatgtgtgtgtgtgtgtgtgtgtgtgtgtgtgtgtgtgtatgtgtgtgtgtatgagacagTGACAGTGAGAGAAACGAGGGAGGGTATCCAGGCCctttcaggtgtgtgtgtgtgtgtgtgtatgtgacagaAACGAAGAAGAATATCTACCTGGTTACACAGCCCCgctccagagtcaggaagatctgagttcaaatctagcctacaTGGAACACTTATTGgcagtatgatcctgggcaagtcacttaaccccaattgcatcagcaaaaaaaagaaagaaaaaagactgtACTAATATGTTGACAATTATCCTTTGGTACCTAGATagagctggacttggagttaggatgcccagacacttattagctttgtgagcCTGGGCCAATCACATAACCTCTGCCTCTGttccttcacctgtaaaataggaataacagaAGCCTCAgcttcccagggttgttaagaggatcaaatgagatattttgtaaagtgctttgcaaacttttagtTTGCAATATGCAATATGTACATGTtagtttgttattattaataatgcgtagcttatgcatttgaaaatattctaagaagtgttatataaatgttaatttgttgttattaattctgcatattttatgcatttgaaaatattCAAAGAGGGGGTCTTTGGACTTCACTAACCTGCCAAAGGGGTTGAccccatgatggaaaaaaagttaagaattcttgGTGACTGGAGACATACTTTAAACCCCAATACAAACCTTCTGTATTATCCTTCTGTtccccgttttttttttttaatattccttctGAGATACTTACCTTTACACATAATAATTGGCATAATACTTTAAATTTGTGAAGTATTgttgcatatttattttacagtctCCCTGAGAGAAAGTTACTATGTTTTATCCTCATTCtgtagataaggaaaaaaattaggccTGAAGAgtttaaaattacttaaataggAAGTAAATAGCACAGTGAATTTCAGTCCAGACTCCAAAATAAGTATATTTTCTACCACTTCATGCTACCTCCCAAACCTTTCTATATAAGAGTGGTTCAGTGGAATCAAACCTGAGCATATTAAACAAATTACAGATTAGCATTATTatgttactttatatattttttattttgttaaacatttcccagttacaCTTTAATCTGGTTTGGACTGCACTGGTAACTCCTATACACAGGCTGGGAGTTTGACATGACTGCCATAGTTGttgaataaaatattcagaaCCTAATAGAACATTTGtgattatttaatgttttataaaatattctgaCTGATTTTGTGACCCTAAATTTTTCATGAATTTATGTTATTTTACTTATTATTGCAACAATTTATAGATTGACATATTGTGTGTTGTGgttgaaaagtaaataaaattatttctttttaaactattcCAACATTTTTACAAATTCATCTGGCTTTCACCTTGATCCCAAATTTTTTACTTAATCTTTTGGTTTAGGTATCTAACATTGAATCTTTTACTAGTTCAATCAAAAAGGTATTATACTCTCTGTATATAACAAAATATGATATTCTCATTCAGCTGTATTATATATCTTAAGAAAATCACTCACTAAGCTTGGCATTTTCCTTCCTGTCTTACCATCTTAAGGGAAAATAAAGGGGACCAGCTAGTAGAAAATTTAGAAGTGGTCACAGTGCCTACCCCTTCACCAAAAGGACTGCCAGTGAAAAGTTTTGCCCTTCAGTCCCAGCTTCCATTATATGAATGGCCTGATGTGGGATCTGGGGAGTTCGATGTTGGAGTGGTGGCTTCATTTGGTCGTCTTTTGAATGAAGAACTCATTCTTAAATTTCCATagtaagttcttttttaaaaaagaaatttagatatCACTAGTCATAGCTGAACTTGGTGTTAAGTTGTAATAGTTACTATTTGaactttaattttgtttcctttaatcTTAGAATCTGCTTGTCactaaaaataacaagaaaaaaggacTTATTAGTATGAGTCATTACCACCAAAAAGCAGTATATGTTTAATTTTGGGTGGCACTGCACTACCCAATAGTGCCTAGGCACTGTTATAGTAATAATCCAAAACTTCAGGAGTTTACAGAGACAAATATACAGATTGTCATAGGCATATGCAGTATAAACAGAAAGAGCAATGAAACATTTACATGAAGGATAAGTATGTAGAAGTGAATAGATAACATGgtagagatacagagatacatgTATAGATAGTAGAGATATAGAAAGGTTGGTTTGGGTTGTTTGGATGAAATGAGGGCAGCCAGTGCCTGAAtagattattaatatattttacattgtcCAAGATGTTAGTGGGAATAAAATGCATACTGGGTCTTGagatcttttccttcattttgtggtaaattttttaaaaaaaaattatttattaagttcctaatgAATTATTATGGAACACTTTTGGaataataaataaactaataTGATTTTATGTAAAAAGCAATTTTCTGTAAATTAGAAAAAGTAAGCATTATTTAAGATCACATAACAGTTTACCTAAGAGTAAGTTATAAACCCACATATATGTTAATTCCCCAATTTTCTAATCCAGTGGAATATTGAATGTCCATCCCAGTTATCTCCCAAGATGGCGAGGTCCTGCCCCTGTAGTCCATACAGTGCTTCATGGAGACACAGTTACTGGGGTAACAATTATGCAAATCAAACCTAAAAGGTACagcaaatttcctttttttaaaaaaaaatgtcagtatCCTTAATATGCTTTTCTAATGGTACTAATTATTAATCGTTCTCTCCAATTTCTGAgtattaaagtttatttttaactcCATAAAAATGGAAGTGAGtgtatggtgattttttttttaatcataaactcCAAACCTTAAgttataaattc
Proteins encoded:
- the MTFMT gene encoding methionyl-tRNA formyltransferase, mitochondrial isoform X1 — its product is MPPESLRHQFSKAPLPPPPPRKPLPSARSRPCRTAHAECGPRDDVCAMRSFLLTWRLPVPARSPALPCSLCCASRRRPVQQWRGRASSPGLEAGPAVRPRARERPPWRVLFFGTDDFARQTLQALSAARENKGDQLVENLEVVTVPTPSPKGLPVKSFALQSQLPLYEWPDVGSGEFDVGVVASFGRLLNEELILKFPYGILNVHPSYLPRWRGPAPVVHTVLHGDTVTGVTIMQIKPKRFDVGPIIKQEAIPVPPRCTAKELETVLSRLGANMLISVLRNLPENLKNERQQPAEGITYAPKISVAMSCVKWEEQTPEEILRLQRAIGSMIPLQTLWMGSIIKLLDLVEASSPVLADQKLTGQSVLPGTIIYHKQSQTLLVCCKGGWIGVRSVIFKKKLTATDFYNGYLHLWFQQNSQAQLKECRFQTLNLTKKKHGKQSKLLLCNSALTI
- the MTFMT gene encoding methionyl-tRNA formyltransferase, mitochondrial isoform X2, producing MPPESLRHQFSKAPLPPPPPRKPLPSARSRPCRTAHAECGPRDDVCAMRSFLLTWRLPVPARSPALPCSLCCASRRRPVQQWRGRASSPGLEAGPAVRPRARERPPWRVLFFGTDDFARQTLQALSAARENKGDQLVENLEVVTVPTPSPKGLPVKSFALQSQLPLYEWPDVGSGEFDVGVVASFGRLLNEELILKFPYYLPRWRGPAPVVHTVLHGDTVTGVTIMQIKPKRFDVGPIIKQEAIPVPPRCTAKELETVLSRLGANMLISVLRNLPENLKNERQQPAEGITYAPKISVAMSCVKWEEQTPEEILRLQRAIGSMIPLQTLWMGSIIKLLDLVEASSPVLADQKLTGQSVLPGTIIYHKQSQTLLVCCKGGWIGVRSVIFKKKLTATDFYNGYLHLWFQQNSQAQLKECRFQTLNLTKKKHGKQSKLLLCNSALTI